The genomic region TCTTGCATTTCTATCTGTTCAGCAAGAGCTGAATGAAACTTTTCAGGTGAGCTAGATCTCAACTCCTGGGCCTTCCAAGATACAGTATGTTCATTTTCAGACATAAGACCAGGCTCTTGCATTTCTATCTGTTCAGCAAGAGCTGAATGAAACTTTTGGCTTTCAATGGACACTGAACAGTTTTCTTCAGACATGTGATAAAGTTCCCGCATCTCTGCCCTTTCAGTAGGGGTTGATGTCAATTCTGGACCACCAAGCCCTATTGTGTACTCATTTTCAGACACTTGAGATGGTTCCTCTACCTCAGCTTTTTCAGAAGGAGTGAATGTCAAATCATGACCATCAGAGGAAACAGCACATCTGCTTTCCAGCATCAGAGATGGCTcttgcaattttatttcttcatcatTCGAAGATCTCACGCTGTAGCCATCAGTGGATGCAATACATTCCACCCTAGGTGACTTTTGCACTTCTAtgttttcagcagagaaaggTCTCAATTCATGGCTATCAGTCAACAGGAAGAGCCCACCTTCAGATGTCACAGAAGTCACGGGGGCCTGCAGTTTTTCATTAGGTGTGCTTACTGATTCACACACATTAACAGAATTGGAGAACTCACTTTCCAGGGGGAGGGGAGATTTCGGTATCTCTGTTTTTTCAACTGGAGTGGATGTCAATTTATAGCCTTCAGGGAAGAGAGAATGCCTAAGCTCAGATGCCAACAACAGTTCTGCACCTTCCGTTTTCTCCAGGTAATTGTGGTTTGCTTTATGGCCATCATGGCCCACAGGAATTCCACTTTTAGAGATCAAGAAAGATCCTGTACTCTCTATTTTTCCATCAGGCAGGTATCTCAATTCCTGCATTTCAGAAGATTCAGAGCAGTGAAGTACCTGTGAAAGTGTTGGACCGTCTATATCCTTGTCAACGGATGATACAGAGTCTAGAACTTCAGAAGACTTGCAGCTCTGTCCTACAGCTGTCAGTACAACATCCGAGATCTCAACTGGACCACACTCAGATGTCAGGGAAACAGCTGAAGCCTTGATCTTTTCAACAGATAAGGatatttgttcattttcatCAGGTGATGTGAAGGACCCATCTTCAGAAATCAGTGGAATTCGTGCAGCAACGCAGGATCTTGATCCATGCCCATCAAGAGATTTGAAGCATCCGCTCTCAGAAGCCAGAGAATGCTCCTGCATCTGTCCTGTTTCAATAGGCAGGGAGGCTGACTCAGGGAAAACAGAACATGGAACTTGAGGtgataaaaaagatttttgagaCTCTGCTGTTTCAAAAGATAGTGACTGAGGGCTGCCAGCCAACTTGGAAGATTCAGGAACTTCCAAAAACTTCTGAAGCTCTGCTTTTTCAACAGGGATATGTCTCAATTCATGACCATCAGACAAGTCAGAGAGTACACTGTCAGACATCAGAGAAGACTCCTGAATCTCGTTTTTTCCAGAGGACAAGGAAATTGTCTTGTAATCATCAGAAGACCCAGAGCATCCACTTTCAAGTGTCAGGTGAGGCTCTGGACCCTCTGTTTCTTTGAGAGAGGTAGACCTTAACTCATCATCGTGGGATGCAGATGCAGAAAGCTGAAATTCTGTTACTGAAGGGGTTTCTGCATCGCCTTCTTTTTCTACAGATACGGATACTGATGTGGGTGTGGAGTATGTAAGTTCAGGTAGTGATGAAGACTCCAGAGCCACTGCTTTGTCAGTTGATCCATTTTCAGATGTCATGGAAAGCACTGAAACTTGTGATTCTTCCACAGGTGTGGATTTTGGTACATGGTCATCTGGGTCAAATTCAGACACCACAGGAGGCTGCAGACCCACTGTATTTTCTGCAGGTGAGGAGTTTTGCTCAAGACTATCAGAAGGTTTGGGAAGTCCACTTTCAGATGCCGGTGGCAGCTCTGGACCATTAAGTCCTTCAGCAGACAAAGATACTGACATGGGACCATTAGAGGATTTGGAAGAGGTGCCTTCACTTCCAAAAGGAGGTTCAGAAACATCTACTGTTTCAGGACATTTGATTGATTCCTGAAGTTCAGAAGACTCCATACGCTTGCTACTGCCCTTTACTGAGGATAACTTACTGTCTCTTTTTTCTACAGATTTGGACCTTGACTTAACACTATCAGAGGATTTGGAACGTTTCcgtttggatttttttgaagATTCCTTGCGCTTTTTTTCTACAGACCTAGATCTAGACTTGTAACGGTCAGAGGATTTCGAGCGGCGACGCTTGGATTTTCTTGAGGactccttctttttttccactgacttGGATCTAGACTTGTAACGGTCAGAGGATTTTGAGCGCTGACGTTTAGACTTCCGTGATGACTGCTTTCGAtctcttttttctgctgatCGGGATCTGGACTTGTAACGGTCTGAGGACTTCGAGCGCTGACGTTTAGACCTTCGCAGAGATGACTTCCGACCTCTCTTTTCAACAGATCTCGACCTAGATTTTGAGCGATCAGAGGAAACGGACCTATTTCTGAACCTCCATGAGTATTCCTtgcctcctctcttctctgaaGACCTGGATCTGGACTTAGAACGGTCAGAGGACCTGGAGCGTCTGCGGCGGGATCTCCAGGAGGACAACCTGCTCCCCCTCTTATCTACTGATGGCGATTTAGACCTGTAGCGCTCAGATGACCTGGAATGTCTGCGTCCAGACCTTCGAGAGGACAGCCGCTTATCCACTGACCTAGACTTGGATCTGTAACGGTCAGAGGACCTGGAACGTCTGCGTCCAGACCTTCGGGAGGACAGTCGCTTATCCACGGACCCAGACTTGGATCTGTAGCGGTCAGAGGACCTGGAACGTCTGCGCCCAGACCTTCGGGAGGACAGTCGCTTATCCACTGACCTAGACTTGGATCTGTAGCGGTCGGAAGACCTGGAACGTCTGCGCCCAGACCTTCGAGAAGACAATCGCTTTTCCACTGATCCAGACTTGGATCTGTAGCGGTCAGAGGACCTGGAACGTCTACGTCTGGACCTTCGGGAGGACAGTCGCTTATCCACTGACCCGGACTTAGATCTGTAGCGGTCAGAAGATCTGGAACGTCTACGCCTGGACCTCCCGGAGGACAATCTCTTTTCTGCTGATCTGGATTTAGACCTGTAACGATCAGATGACCTAGAACGTCTGCGCCTGGATCTCCGGGAAGATaatcttctctctctcttctccacagATCGGGATCTGGATTTGGAATGCTTTTTTCTGGAAACCGAATAGTTTCTACTCCTAGAACGTCCTCTTTTAGATGTCAGACGCCTGGAAGTAGAACGTGACCTTGATTTTTTCTTCCGCTTCCTAGACCTGGACTGAGACTTGGAACgacttcttttttgtttctttgcatcATGTTTTTTATCACTGCTTCTATGGCTACTTTTTTCAACTTTCTCAAGTCTCATCAGAGTCTCTCTCATTCGTGCTGCCACATCAGGCTGCACTTCAGAGGTTTCTGAGTCCCTTTTCTCTGACTCCTGTTCTGGAGTTGCTTCTTTAACAGCCTCAGTCTGTGGAGTGACTTCTGACTGGCTTGCCTCTGCCACATGTTCTGGAACTGCTTCTGCAATGGCCTCAGGTACTTCTGCTGCTTCCAAATCTTTTGTCTCTGTCTCCAACCCCACTTCTTCTGCATCTTTCACCTCTGCAACAGTCTCAGGAAGAGCAGCTGTGTCTAAATCTTTTGTTTCTCCCAGATGAGCTGGAGCTCCTTCCACCTCTTGTGTCTCTCTGATCATTTCAGAATCAGGAGTCCCTGCTGAAGCTTTTTCATCTACTGCTTGTGAAGAACTAAAAACTGCTTCTGCTATTAAAGGCTCAGATACTTGAGCTTGCTCTGCATCTTTCTGCTCAACCAGCATCTCGCCTTCCTGAGCTTGACCTGGAACTCTCACATCCTCCATTGGCTGATCCTGCACTCCTTCTGCATGCTGCACTTCTGCCACTGCATGGTCCACTGGTTTTCCCAGATCTTTTGTGTCCCCTGGTTTTGGAACTGCTTCAGAAGATACAATCTCAGCAGCACTCGAGATTTCTGAAGCCTTTTCTGTACTCTTCCATTCTGCAGCAGGTTTTGCTTCTAGAACTGCTTGCAGATGTTCTTGGTTTTCAGTGTGCAGAGATTCTGGAATGGCTTCTGAAGCACTCTCCAAAATATTTATAGCTCCCACATTTCCAGACATCTGGGAAGTTTCCAAGCCTTGGATAACCATGTGTACAGAACCTTTCACTTCTACTGCAGGCTCTTTCATACTGTCCAACAACCCCACATCTCTAGCTTGTGATGCTGACTCCAAGTATCTTGCTTCCactgctttctctgtttctgaagctgcttccaatttttcttttataagtGAGGGCTCATTTCTTTGTGTGCTTGTCCTCTTTGTTGCAATTATATATTCTACAGTAGGTCCCTGAGTTCTCACATCTGTCAAAATCTTAGACTCTAAAGCTCCTTTCAAGTTCCTCCCTTCTGTCAATATTTCTGAGTCCAtagttttttcttcccctctgggCAGTGACTCTAATACTGCTACTGAATGCCCTAGTACTTGTTCCTGTACAGGTTCTGAACTTGCTTCCAAAGTCTGCACAGCTGCTAGTACTGTTTCTTTGCTCATTGCCTTTGATTGGTTTGGATCTTCTGAAGCAAGTTCAGAATGCCTTAATGTCCTTGTTTCAGATCCCAAAGCCATTTCCAAATTCTTCATCTGTGTTAAGTGTGACATTTGTGAACTCACTTCCACACCTCTCACATCTGCAACCCCCTCAACTCCCAAcaggtttgctttgcttgcacCAAGAGGTTCTGCATGCTTTGGTTCTCTCTCTGCTGTGGATTTCAAATGCATCATTCCTGCTAATGCCTCTGACGGTCTAACTGGTTCCATGCCTACACGTGCAACCACAGATTCAGGAGTCCTTTCTGACCTTTCTTCTAAGGCAGTAAAACCTGGACTTGCTTCCAAGGCTTTGCTACCCACCATTTTGACTTCAGAACACACATTTTCTCCTAAGACTCTCAACACTGCAGGGGTTCCAGGTTGCAAGATTGCTTCCAAAGCTTGTGCCTTTGCCGCAGCTAGAGCCACTTGATATTCTACGTCTTTCATGTGCAGGTGTGATGAAGATGtctttccttctgcctctgaTACAGGCGCTACAGTAGTTTCCAAACTTCTGACTGGTCTTATAGATCCGATTTCCATGGCTCGGAGACCAGCATCTGAGACAGCTCTGGCTGCAGTCCCATACTGCACAGTGTCTTCTGCACCTTCCACCACAATCATTTGTCTTGGGACTCCTCCTGGACtgtctctgtcttctttctgcAAAGACAGGGGAGTTGCTTCCAAACCTCTCACATTTAATTCATTCTCAGATCTTGATTCTCTCAGCTCTTCTGGTCGTCTCAATAATGAACTACCTTCTGAATCTTTTGTCTCTGATACAACTACAGTCTTAAGAGTAGATTCTGACATTTTTGAAGCATTAGTATTTTCGAGTTGCAGAGTAGCAGATTCCTGGGTTCTATCCACACTTCTTGTTTCTGTCATGACCTTAGGGTGCAGGAACACTCCTGATGCACTCAGCACAGTTGCAGGATCAGCAGCAGTACCTCCCACAGCTTTGACTACTCCCACTTGCAGGCATTCTTGAGCTGCTTGGACATCTGCTGCTGTAATACCCACAGGTTCCATGACTGTTTCCAAAGTCACGGACTTTACTACAGCAACTGGCTGCAGAGTTTCTTGTAAAGAGCTTCTAGGTGGTTCAACATCCTTCACTTCTGTAACAGCTTCTGGCCCCAGGAGTGTTTTGGCACTTCTTATTTCTATCTGGGTCACAGCAGTTGTGGCAGGTATTTCAAAAGGATGCTGCAAAGATACATCTGCCTTTGAGACAATAGAACCCTCTGCAGGGCGACACTGCGTCACAGTCAAACTATCAGATATAACTGAAGGCTTCAGGGATGGCTCCAAAGTTCTGCTCACACCCCCTAATTCCAATGATCTTTCCACATTTTTCACATTACCCATAAGCAGGGATTGTTCAGTTCCTTCtggaattttcatttcttccacGGTCATAGACACATGAGCTACCTTCACAGTATTCAAATCTGCCTGACTTGCAGATTGAGGAATTGTTGTCACATCACTTGCCCAAGAAGTTGCTTCTAACACTTTTGCTCCCATCTGGGCCGCAGACTGCAGAGGTGCTTCTGAATATTTCAACACCTCCATGGTTTCAGATTCAGCAGTTGTACCCAAAGTTTTTACTTCCTTGGTGTCAGCAGATTTCAAAAGAACTTCTGAACCTCTTTGTACTTCTGTTACCTCTGAAGCTAGATTTGCTTCTGAACCTTTCTGACTTTCAGATTTATTGGCAACTCCAAAAGGGGAGCTAGACAAATTGTAACTTCCAGTATCAACAAGAACACCCTGGTCACTCGCGTTAACAGCTATAGGATAAATACTTTGATGAGACTGATTAATTTGTTCTTGTATAGTGCAAATTCTAGTTTGAGTTATACTAGCATTTTCTTGAGTATCAGATTGGCTGCCTTCTAAATTAAATGGAGGATTTGTTGCACACAAAGTACCCCTCTCGCTTCCAAGATTTTCCGCAGGTTGCTGAGAAGCAAGTCCTAAAACTTGTCTATCAAGAGCCTCACTTGCTTTTAAGCACAGTTCTTGTGGCTGCATGTGGACAGCCAGATTTGCATCTCCAAATCCTCCATGCTGTACACTCAGTTTGGAGCTTGATGTCTCTGGCAACAAAAGAGAAGCAGGCTGCACGGCTCCTTGTTCTCCATGACGTGTACTCAACTTTGActcctttggctgctttttatgctttttctctttcttccttttcttcttctttttcttcttcttcttgcttttgtgtttcttgttcttctttgattttttcttAGGAATTTCATCTTCACCAGTAGAGCTTCTTTTTGTAGACTGAGTACtatttttcacagtatttttgtCTACATCTagaaaaaatgacatttttcttgtaaatgttATTAAAACTACATTTTAAGAATTCTTTTAGAATCATGATCAAAAGCATGGACAAAGatacaaaaaatgtaaaacttaaAACCCATGCCTTCTTCACTAAAGTATCATACACAAATAACCCATACTCCCTTTTCAGGCCTCTTAACTTCGCTCTCAGTGGtcactgcaaataaaaatagctaATTCTTCCAAAAAGTTAACCAAATCTTACAAGCAATACAGTTCCAGTGGGAACACGACTCTTCCCAAGGAGCAGTTGGATACACTTCCACCTACATTCACTTGGGCAGTGCATTCATCCAAAAGGCTGAAGGTATGCTTTTAAATTACACCAAGCTGCACATGAAGTcccattttccagaaaaattatCCAAGTGGTGGTATGCTTATTGCCTAAAATGCACTCAGCCCATTATCCCCTACTCTGCTTTAACTTTTGAGTGAGTCCAGTAATGCCAGCATGTTAAGAGTATCTAAGCATATTTACTAGTAAGTTCTCAAAACaaacatgggggaaaaaagcatctACTCCCCTGATCCCAACCAAGCTTTAAGGCATTGACCAGCTGCTCAGAGTAAACTGCAGTTGCCACAATCAACTGCAAACCTGTAAAAACCTCACAGAACTTTTGCATCAAACAGGAAAGCAACAGCAAAGGTGCCTGCAGGGATAAGCAGTCACTgaggggcaaaaaaaagaggaagactGAGATTCCAATCACCTTTTAATTTTACGCATTTCTCCCTAACTATAACTTGTGTTAGGTTCTTACCCTTCTTTGGGTCTACTGCTATGTCTCCGTGAGACAGGCACTTCTATTAAAGGATACTTGTATAATTTCTGTTACATAGGAGATAAATATCCAAGTCTGTTTCTGTATTCAATTATGATATTTTTAATGGCCACCGCAGGAAGGGGGATTTTTCCAGTTATAATCTGGTTGTGATTACAAAGCACTCTTTCAAGTGAACAATGCAAAATCATTCTGAAGTTGTTGATAAACACAGTATTATTAAATCAACATGACTTAAGATTCCATAAACACAGATCTTGGGTAGTTTTAAGAACACAAATTTTTATGGAATAAAAAGCTTAGCAAAAAATAGTGTTTCCACCAATACTATTGTGAATGCAAGAAAGAAGACAATGAAGCAATGAAATGAACTTTCCTACACAGCGTTTTCAGATAATCTCTGTTATCCAACAGCAACATTAACTCCCTTCCAGATAGGAACAGCGGGAACA from Heliangelus exortis chromosome 1, bHelExo1.hap1, whole genome shotgun sequence harbors:
- the SON gene encoding protein SON isoform X4, which gives rise to MASLPPTPSGPEPAGTHSYTLQPTMATPPPPLQPSESGKVEGQPNGDTIPVEQANPTDDTVAGAGSLQNDQIVQKIEEVLSGALDTEPQCKSDVDKNTVKNSTQSTKRSSTGEDEIPKKKSKKNKKHKSKKKKKKKKKRKKEKKHKKQPKESKLSTRHGEQGAVQPASLLLPETSSSKLSVQHGGFGDANLAVHMQPQELCLKASEALDRQVLGLASQQPAENLGSERGTLCATNPPFNLEGSQSDTQENASITQTRICTIQEQINQSHQSIYPIAVNASDQGVLVDTGSYNLSSSPFGVANKSESQKGSEANLASEVTEVQRGSEVLLKSADTKEVKTLGTTAESETMEVLKYSEAPLQSAAQMGAKVLEATSWASDVTTIPQSASQADLNTVKVAHVSMTVEEMKIPEGTEQSLLMGNVKNVERSLELGGVSRTLEPSLKPSVISDSLTVTQCRPAEGSIVSKADVSLQHPFEIPATTAVTQIEIRSAKTLLGPEAVTEVKDVEPPRSSLQETLQPVAVVKSVTLETVMEPVGITAADVQAAQECLQVGVVKAVGGTAADPATVLSASGVFLHPKVMTETRSVDRTQESATLQLENTNASKMSESTLKTVVVSETKDSEGSSLLRRPEELRESRSENELNVRGLEATPLSLQKEDRDSPGGVPRQMIVVEGAEDTVQYGTAARAVSDAGLRAMEIGSIRPVRSLETTVAPVSEAEGKTSSSHLHMKDVEYQVALAAAKAQALEAILQPGTPAVLRVLGENVCSEVKMVGSKALEASPGFTALEERSERTPESVVARVGMEPVRPSEALAGMMHLKSTAEREPKHAEPLGASKANLLGVEGVADVRGVEVSSQMSHLTQMKNLEMALGSETRTLRHSELASEDPNQSKAMSKETVLAAVQTLEASSEPVQEQVLGHSVAVLESLPRGEEKTMDSEILTEGRNLKGALESKILTDVRTQGPTVEYIIATKRTSTQRNEPSLIKEKLEAASETEKAVEARYLESASQARDVGLLDSMKEPAVEVKGSVHMVIQGLETSQMSGNVGAINILESASEAIPESLHTENQEHLQAVLEAKPAAEWKSTEKASEISSAAEIVSSEAVPKPGDTKDLGKPVDHAVAEVQHAEGVQDQPMEDVRVPGQAQEGEMLVEQKDAEQAQVSEPLIAEAVFSSSQAVDEKASAGTPDSEMIRETQEVEGAPAHLGETKDLDTAALPETVAEVKDAEEVGLETETKDLEAAEVPEAIAEAVPEHVAEASQSEVTPQTEAVKEATPEQESEKRDSETSEVQPDVAARMRETLMRLEKVEKSSHRSSDKKHDAKKQKRSRSKSQSRSRKRKKKSRSRSTSRRLTSKRGRSRSRNYSVSRKKHSKSRSRSVEKRERRLSSRRSRRRRSRSSDRYRSKSRSAEKRLSSGRSRRRRSRSSDRYRSKSGSVDKRLSSRRSRRRRSRSSDRYRSKSGSVEKRLSSRRSGRRRSRSSDRYRSKSRSVDKRLSSRRSGRRRSRSSDRYRSKSGSVDKRLSSRRSGRRRSRSSDRYRSKSRSVDKRLSSRRSGRRHSRSSERYRSKSPSVDKRGSRLSSWRSRRRRSRSSDRSKSRSRSSEKRGGKEYSWRFRNRSVSSDRSKSRSRSVEKRGRKSSLRRSKRQRSKSSDRYKSRSRSAEKRDRKQSSRKSKRQRSKSSDRYKSRSKSVEKKKESSRKSKRRRSKSSDRYKSRSRSVEKKRKESSKKSKRKRSKSSDSVKSRSKSVEKRDSKLSSVKGSSKRMESSELQESIKCPETVDVSEPPFGSEGTSSKSSNGPMSVSLSAEGLNGPELPPASESGLPKPSDSLEQNSSPAENTVGLQPPVVSEFDPDDHVPKSTPVEESQVSVLSMTSENGSTDKAVALESSSLPELTYSTPTSVSVSVEKEGDAETPSVTEFQLSASASHDDELRSTSLKETEGPEPHLTLESGCSGSSDDYKTISLSSGKNEIQESSLMSDSVLSDLSDGHELRHIPVEKAELQKFLEVPESSKLAGSPQSLSFETAESQKSFLSPQVPCSVFPESASLPIETGQMQEHSLASESGCFKSLDGHGSRSCVAARIPLISEDGSFTSPDENEQISLSVEKIKASAVSLTSECGPVEISDVVLTAVGQSCKSSEVLDSVSSVDKDIDGPTLSQVLHCSESSEMQELRYLPDGKIESTGSFLISKSGIPVGHDGHKANHNYLEKTEGAELLLASELRHSLFPEGYKLTSTPVEKTEIPKSPLPLESEFSNSVNVCESVSTPNEKLQAPVTSVTSEGGLFLLTDSHELRPFSAENIEVQKSPRVECIASTDGYSVRSSNDEEIKLQEPSLMLESRCAVSSDGHDLTFTPSEKAEVEEPSQVSENEYTIGLGGPELTSTPTERAEMRELYHMSEENCSVSIESQKFHSALAEQIEMQEPGLMSENEHTVSWKAQELRSSSPEKFHSALAEQIEMQEPGLMSENEHTVSWKAQEWRSSSPEKVETQEASVVAANEYAVSSELPSSLAEKAEVQECSLLSENEYAVSPEIQDTSASPEKEVQEPSLTSDSQYTILPEDQGLQSTLAERTLVQEPSPILDSQYAASPEGQKLLSAHAEKAEVQESSLLSENEYVVSPEGHDMRPSPVGKEEMEEHSETSESESSMSTDSQELQSTVAGKTEVQELSLMSEGECAMSPQGQGLQSSPTEEAENEHALSPEEYESRLTHAEKMEGMDSSLTSENDHVLSFESQEARFTPVQRVDAQELSPIPETEHEASPDGHELGFHTEPLMLNSRASMSPDHSDLKSIPVEKINDAVPESACSMSPDCYSVKSGPGEEAGDVEPSLIPERRHSTSSYQESHEPKSPMEEEGPEPSLTSEHRHSTSPDDRESRSSVGEDAEYLEQPLTTERRSSVSSDEHESRSTTGEEVEDAEPSLTAERRDSTSSDEHESRSATGEDVEDREPSLAGERRHSTSSDDRESRSTTGEEMEDLEPSLTAEHRRSVSPDGRESRSSTGEEAEDQELSLTAERRHSTSSDEHESRSTAGEDVEDMEPSLTAERRDSTSSDDRESRSTAGEEAEDMEQSLTTEHRRSTSPDGRESRSTTGEEGDDMEPSSTAERRDSTSSDEHESRSSTGEEGEDAETSVGDEDKQGDEDKLERLEEEPDSRRSESSEREKSRSKSVDKMSDKGSSRRSISRHSRSPTRQKSRSTSVEKGADKESSWRSRHRRSRSTSVEKTADKESSQRSRHRRSGSAARQRSRSASVEKAADKESRRSRRRRSRSTAHQRSRSKSVEKTADKESRRSRSRRSRSSQRRSQRYDTRRNRSRSATRRRASRSKSNRRSRSSSLSRSRHRRRSRSRSASRRRRSLSRDRRKRSQRNRSRSTDRRRRRSDSRDRRISLRLRSRSRTPIRQRRSRSRGRRRSSSRSPIRLRRSRSSGRRRYSRSPDRRRSRSSERFSSRSPKRLTDLDKAQLLEIAKANAAAMCAKSGVPLPPSLMPLLSQKKDDKANQKSSRDTLKELTEKCKKIAQSTDDVIVNKPHVSDEEEEERPFYHHPFKLSEPKPIFFNLSTPSIKPAPPPQPKNQVSLSKEFPVSSGSQHRKKEADSVYGEWVPVEKGKEDSKDDVFPKPAIERFLFKIQSCHRVS
- the SON gene encoding protein SON isoform X3, which translates into the protein MQPQELCLKASEALDRQVLGLASQQPAENLGSERGTLCATNPPFNLEGSQSDTQENASITQTRICTIQEQINQSHQSIYPIAVNASDQGVLVDTGSYNLSSSPFGVANKSESQKGSEANLASEVTEVQRGSEVLLKSADTKEVKTLGTTAESETMEVLKYSEAPLQSAAQMGAKVLEATSWASDVTTIPQSASQADLNTVKVAHVSMTVEEMKIPEGTEQSLLMGNVKNVERSLELGGVSRTLEPSLKPSVISDSLTVTQCRPAEGSIVSKADVSLQHPFEIPATTAVTQIEIRSAKTLLGPEAVTEVKDVEPPRSSLQETLQPVAVVKSVTLETVMEPVGITAADVQAAQECLQVGVVKAVGGTAADPATVLSASGVFLHPKVMTETRSVDRTQESATLQLENTNASKMSESTLKTVVVSETKDSEGSSLLRRPEELRESRSENELNVRGLEATPLSLQKEDRDSPGGVPRQMIVVEGAEDTVQYGTAARAVSDAGLRAMEIGSIRPVRSLETTVAPVSEAEGKTSSSHLHMKDVEYQVALAAAKAQALEAILQPGTPAVLRVLGENVCSEVKMVGSKALEASPGFTALEERSERTPESVVARVGMEPVRPSEALAGMMHLKSTAEREPKHAEPLGASKANLLGVEGVADVRGVEVSSQMSHLTQMKNLEMALGSETRTLRHSELASEDPNQSKAMSKETVLAAVQTLEASSEPVQEQVLGHSVAVLESLPRGEEKTMDSEILTEGRNLKGALESKILTDVRTQGPTVEYIIATKRTSTQRNEPSLIKEKLEAASETEKAVEARYLESASQARDVGLLDSMKEPAVEVKGSVHMVIQGLETSQMSGNVGAINILESASEAIPESLHTENQEHLQAVLEAKPAAEWKSTEKASEISSAAEIVSSEAVPKPGDTKDLGKPVDHAVAEVQHAEGVQDQPMEDVRVPGQAQEGEMLVEQKDAEQAQVSEPLIAEAVFSSSQAVDEKASAGTPDSEMIRETQEVEGAPAHLGETKDLDTAALPETVAEVKDAEEVGLETETKDLEAAEVPEAIAEAVPEHVAEASQSEVTPQTEAVKEATPEQESEKRDSETSEVQPDVAARMRETLMRLEKVEKSSHRSSDKKHDAKKQKRSRSKSQSRSRKRKKKSRSRSTSRRLTSKRGRSRSRNYSVSRKKHSKSRSRSVEKRERRLSSRRSRRRRSRSSDRYRSKSRSAEKRLSSGRSRRRRSRSSDRYRSKSGSVDKRLSSRRSRRRRSRSSDRYRSKSGSVEKRLSSRRSGRRRSRSSDRYRSKSRSVDKRLSSRRSGRRRSRSSDRYRSKSGSVDKRLSSRRSGRRRSRSSDRYRSKSRSVDKRLSSRRSGRRHSRSSERYRSKSPSVDKRGSRLSSWRSRRRRSRSSDRSKSRSRSSEKRGGKEYSWRFRNRSVSSDRSKSRSRSVEKRGRKSSLRRSKRQRSKSSDRYKSRSRSAEKRDRKQSSRKSKRQRSKSSDRYKSRSKSVEKKKESSRKSKRRRSKSSDRYKSRSRSVEKKRKESSKKSKRKRSKSSDSVKSRSKSVEKRDSKLSSVKGSSKRMESSELQESIKCPETVDVSEPPFGSEGTSSKSSNGPMSVSLSAEGLNGPELPPASESGLPKPSDSLEQNSSPAENTVGLQPPVVSEFDPDDHVPKSTPVEESQVSVLSMTSENGSTDKAVALESSSLPELTYSTPTSVSVSVEKEGDAETPSVTEFQLSASASHDDELRSTSLKETEGPEPHLTLESGCSGSSDDYKTISLSSGKNEIQESSLMSDSVLSDLSDGHELRHIPVEKAELQKFLEVPESSKLAGSPQSLSFETAESQKSFLSPQVPCSVFPESASLPIETGQMQEHSLASESGCFKSLDGHGSRSCVAARIPLISEDGSFTSPDENEQISLSVEKIKASAVSLTSECGPVEISDVVLTAVGQSCKSSEVLDSVSSVDKDIDGPTLSQVLHCSESSEMQELRYLPDGKIESTGSFLISKSGIPVGHDGHKANHNYLEKTEGAELLLASELRHSLFPEGYKLTSTPVEKTEIPKSPLPLESEFSNSVNVCESVSTPNEKLQAPVTSVTSEGGLFLLTDSHELRPFSAENIEVQKSPRVECIASTDGYSVRSSNDEEIKLQEPSLMLESRCAVSSDGHDLTFTPSEKAEVEEPSQVSENEYTIGLGGPELTSTPTERAEMRELYHMSEENCSVSIESQKFHSALAEQIEMQEPGLMSENEHTVSWKAQELRSSSPEKFHSALAEQIEMQEPGLMSENEHTVSWKAQEWRSSSPEKVETQEASVVAANEYAVSSELPSSLAEKAEVQECSLLSENEYAVSPEIQDTSASPEKEVQEPSLTSDSQYTILPEDQGLQSTLAERTLVQEPSPILDSQYAASPEGQKLLSAHAEKAEVQESSLLSENEYVVSPEGHDMRPSPVGKEEMEEHSETSESESSMSTDSQELQSTVAGKTEVQELSLMSEGECAMSPQGQGLQSSPTEEAENEHALSPEEYESRLTHAEKMEGMDSSLTSENDHVLSFESQEARFTPVQRVDAQELSPIPETEHEASPDGHELGFHTEPLMLNSRASMSPDHSDLKSIPVEKINDAVPESACSMSPDCYSVKSGPGEEAGDVEPSLIPERRHSTSSYQESHEPKSPMEEEGPEPSLTSEHRHSTSPDDRESRSSVGEDAEYLEQPLTTERRSSVSSDEHESRSTTGEEVEDAEPSLTAERRDSTSSDEHESRSATGEDVEDREPSLAGERRHSTSSDDRESRSTTGEEMEDLEPSLTAEHRRSVSPDGRESRSSTGEEAEDQELSLTAERRHSTSSDEHESRSTAGEDVEDMEPSLTAERRDSTSSDDRESRSTAGEEAEDMEQSLTTEHRRSTSPDGRESRSTTGEEGDDMEPSSTAERRDSTSSDEHESRSSTGEEGEDAETSVGDEDKQGDEDKLERLEEEPDSRRSESSEREKSRSKSVDKMSDKGSSRRSISRHSRSPTRQKSRSTSVEKGADKESSWRSRHRRSRSTSVEKTADKESSQRSRHRRSGSAARQRSRSASVEKAADKESRRSRRRRSRSTAHQRSRSKSVEKTADKESRRSRSRRSRSSQRRSQRYDTRRNRSRSATRRRASRSKSNRRSRSSSLSRSRHRRRSRSRSASRRRRSLSRDRRKRSQRNRSRSTDRRRRRSDSRDRRISLRLRSRSRTPIRQRRSRSRGRRRSSSRSPIRLRRSRSSGRRRYSRSPDRRRSRSSERFSSRSPKRLTDLDKAQLLEIAKANAAAMCAKSGVPLPPSLMPLLSQKKDDKANQKSSRDTLKELTEKCKKIAQSTDDVIVNKPHVSDEEEEERPFYHHPFKLSEPKPIFFNLSTPSIKPAPPPQPKNQVSLSKEFPVSSGSQHRKKEADSVYGEWVPVEKGKEDSKDDVFPKPAIECVDITTAMNDRAIAQKRLNENTFDLEAMCMLNRAQEQIDAWAQSNSIPGQFTGSTGAQILSSDELTNSGPQAWIRKDQFLRAAPVTGGMGAQLMRKMGWREGEGLGKNKEGSVEPIMVDFKTDRKGLVAVGEKAQKRSGHYVVMKDLSGKHPVSALMEICNKRRWTPPEFVLVDDSGPDHRKHFIFKVRVNGNEYRPTFASLNKKHAKATAATAALQAMGLVPKESMVNTTMFRSASHR